In a single window of the Methanomassiliicoccales archaeon genome:
- a CDS encoding KaiC domain-containing protein: MDRVKTGIDGLDELLEGGVPKSHTFVVMGSFGTGKTTFGLQFLNQGLAGGEKGIYISLEEDQNSIIEDAKSHGWDLKPLIDSQKLVIVKLEPNDAKTTISRIKSELPDFISKFGATRIVFDSVSLLNMLFEDEHERRINIFNLSQMIKKTNATCLMTAETKDDNPLASRDGLVEYVADGVISLRYVDRVERSEMQLSLRIIKMRRTSHSRKITPYEITNKGIVVHAGSEMI, translated from the coding sequence ATGGACCGAGTAAAGACCGGAATAGACGGACTGGATGAGCTCCTCGAGGGGGGCGTCCCGAAGTCGCACACATTCGTGGTGATGGGATCGTTCGGTACTGGAAAGACAACGTTCGGACTGCAATTCCTCAATCAGGGTCTGGCAGGAGGCGAGAAGGGGATCTACATCTCCCTAGAAGAGGACCAGAACTCGATCATCGAGGACGCCAAGTCACATGGCTGGGACCTCAAGCCGTTGATCGACTCACAGAAGCTGGTTATAGTCAAATTGGAGCCGAACGACGCCAAGACGACGATCTCGAGGATCAAGAGCGAACTGCCCGATTTCATCTCCAAGTTCGGGGCCACGCGGATCGTGTTCGATTCAGTGTCATTGCTGAACATGCTGTTCGAGGACGAGCACGAGCGCAGGATCAACATATTCAACCTATCGCAGATGATCAAGAAGACGAACGCCACCTGCCTGATGACCGCCGAGACCAAGGACGATAACCCGCTGGCCTCCAGGGATGGACTGGTCGAATATGTGGCTGACGGCGTAATATCGCTAAGATACGTGGACCGGGTGGAGAGGAGCGAAATGCAGCTTTCTCTCCGTATCATCAAGATGAGGCGGACGTCCCACTCCAGGAAGATCACTCCCTACGAGATCACCAATAAGGGGATCGTGGTCCACGCCGGCTCGGAAATGATCTGA
- a CDS encoding phosphoribosylaminoimidazolesuccinocarboxamide synthase — translation MSDKRLFRVGKVKKVYEVDPHTLEFEFTNNISVFDKIIPTDIPFKGETLCRTSAHWFKLLKENGINSDFIEMNAPDRMLVKRVEVIPDYSKLNHRTANYLIPLEFICRHYNAGSLNDRVKEGRVTPEMMGFPKGHSPAYGERLPKDFIETTTKLEETDRELTREEAIKISGLTEKEYDHVFDVIGKIDSIIASEVMKRGLIHVDGKKEFAYDEKRHLMIVDTFGTADEDRWWDAEQYAQGKTVELSKEMVRQYYRDIGYHEKLYAARKNHAPEPDIPALPPEMVEKVSQMYIGLYERLTGEKFR, via the coding sequence ATGTCAGACAAGCGGCTCTTTCGCGTGGGCAAGGTCAAGAAGGTCTACGAAGTAGACCCCCACACCCTGGAATTCGAGTTCACCAACAATATCTCCGTTTTCGACAAGATCATCCCGACGGACATTCCGTTCAAGGGTGAAACGTTATGCCGGACGTCGGCCCATTGGTTCAAGCTGCTGAAGGAGAACGGCATCAATTCCGACTTCATCGAGATGAATGCCCCCGACCGCATGCTTGTGAAACGGGTGGAGGTAATCCCGGACTATAGCAAGCTGAACCACAGGACCGCCAATTATCTGATCCCGCTGGAGTTCATCTGCCGCCACTACAATGCCGGTTCCCTGAACGACCGGGTCAAGGAAGGTCGGGTAACGCCCGAGATGATGGGGTTCCCAAAGGGGCATTCTCCTGCCTACGGTGAGAGGCTCCCCAAGGACTTCATAGAGACCACCACCAAACTGGAGGAGACGGATCGCGAACTGACCAGGGAGGAGGCTATCAAGATATCCGGTCTCACCGAGAAGGAGTATGATCATGTCTTCGATGTCATCGGCAAGATCGACAGCATAATCGCATCGGAAGTAATGAAACGGGGATTGATACACGTCGATGGCAAGAAAGAGTTCGCCTATGACGAGAAGCGCCACCTCATGATCGTGGACACGTTCGGGACAGCGGATGAGGACCGCTGGTGGGATGCGGAGCAGTATGCCCAGGGCAAGACCGTCGAGCTTTCAAAGGAGATGGTCCGTCAATACTACAGGGACATCGGTTATCACGAGAAGTTGTACGCCGCCCGCAAGAACCATGCTCCGGAACCAGACATCCCTGCCCTGCCGCCGGAGATGGTGGAGAAGGTCTCTCAGATGTACATCGGTCTTTACGAGCGTCTAACCGGTGAGAAGTTCCGGTAG